One Candidatus Nanosynbacter featherlites genomic region harbors:
- the secE gene encoding preprotein translocase subunit SecE, with protein sequence MAEKGKQTGKTTVRRIKATDDSPKKTVKKKSTTKPARAIQKTEADSGMRDSFVGYFKGAWAELKLVRWPTRANTWIMTGTVIGFTLLLTTLILLLDAGFNWVFEQILK encoded by the coding sequence ATGGCAGAAAAGGGTAAGCAGACAGGGAAAACTACCGTACGCCGCATCAAGGCAACGGATGATTCCCCTAAAAAAACCGTCAAAAAGAAATCAACCACCAAACCAGCACGCGCTATTCAAAAGACTGAAGCAGATTCAGGCATGCGCGACTCATTTGTTGGTTATTTCAAGGGAGCGTGGGCCGAGCTGAAGCTAGTTCGTTGGCCAACCCGCGCCAACACTTGGATCATGACTGGCACCGTGATTGGCTTTACTTTACTGCTTACCACATTGATTTTATTACTTGACGCTGGATTTAACTGGGTCTTTGAGCAAATTTTGAAATAA
- a CDS encoding sensor histidine kinase — protein sequence MQGGNLIYAIIILLVISWLMFLAVVVIAYRGRHQSRQELRRSRSRERLERDRVLTLVNNLTDAIISMDAHGIIGLYNAAALSLLDTNASIQGVHIDELLNFETNDKQPVPVFKELRKSPAIRTRDDIIMPLEGGDRVRLSATFAPVQGGSDTLTSDGYVLILRDITRVKSLEEERDEFISVISHELRTPITIAEASLSNVQLMMHRGMTDKLDDSLAEAHKQIMFLARIVNDLSTLSRAERGIADESELINVTELAEKLRHEYEPQATEKKLAFNLDVRAGVGNVNVSRLYLEELLQNFITNAIKYTQKGSVTLIMKRSAGKVYFGVKDTGIGIGRSDQKKIFDRFFRAEDYRTRETSGTGLGLYVAAKLARKLGCTIKLESRLNHGSTFSFSLPPAKPAKKR from the coding sequence ATGCAGGGAGGGAATCTTATCTATGCCATCATTATTTTACTTGTCATATCATGGCTGATGTTTCTAGCAGTCGTCGTCATCGCCTATCGTGGACGACACCAGTCACGCCAAGAGCTACGACGTAGTCGCTCCCGTGAACGGCTGGAACGCGACCGCGTATTGACACTAGTGAACAACCTCACCGACGCCATCATCAGCATGGATGCCCACGGCATCATCGGCCTCTACAACGCCGCCGCTTTGAGTCTACTTGACACCAACGCCAGCATCCAAGGCGTACACATTGATGAGTTATTAAATTTTGAAACCAACGACAAACAGCCAGTTCCTGTATTCAAAGAGTTGCGAAAATCGCCAGCCATTCGTACCCGCGACGACATCATCATGCCCCTTGAGGGCGGTGACCGCGTGCGGCTGTCAGCTACTTTCGCGCCGGTACAGGGCGGCAGCGACACACTCACTTCGGACGGCTACGTCCTCATTTTGCGCGACATCACGCGAGTCAAAAGTCTAGAAGAAGAGCGCGATGAATTCATCAGTGTGATCAGCCACGAACTACGCACTCCCATCACCATCGCCGAGGCATCGCTCTCCAACGTTCAGCTCATGATGCACCGCGGTATGACTGACAAATTAGACGATTCGCTTGCCGAAGCCCACAAACAAATCATGTTCCTGGCACGCATCGTCAACGACCTCAGCACGCTGTCTCGCGCGGAGCGTGGTATTGCTGATGAATCAGAGCTCATCAACGTCACTGAACTGGCTGAAAAGCTTCGCCACGAATACGAACCGCAAGCAACAGAAAAGAAATTGGCGTTCAACCTAGACGTTAGAGCAGGCGTCGGCAATGTCAATGTGTCTCGGCTATATCTTGAAGAATTATTGCAAAATTTCATCACCAACGCCATCAAATACACCCAAAAAGGCTCAGTCACCCTCATCATGAAGCGCAGCGCTGGCAAAGTCTACTTTGGCGTCAAGGACACCGGCATCGGCATCGGGCGCAGTGATCAGAAAAAGATTTTCGATCGCTTCTTCCGCGCCGAAGATTACCGCACGCGCGAAACCAGTGGTACTGGACTAGGGCTCTACGTGGCGGCCAAGCTAGCCCGCAAGCTCGGCTGCACCATCAAACTGGAAAGTCGTCTCAATCACGGATCAACCTTCAGCTTCAGCCTGCCACCGGCAAAGCCCGCCAAAAAGCGATAA